From Hypanus sabinus isolate sHypSab1 chromosome 9, sHypSab1.hap1, whole genome shotgun sequence:
CTGCAGCACCGTCTCTCCGTCTTCCCCGTGGAATGCTTGGGTTTTCACCggggctctgctttcctcccacagtccagatgtACCGAATTGATGCTTGTCCATTTTTCCATGATgagattagggttaaattggggttgcagGATGGGCatcttgaagggcctattctgctctgTATTTCTAAGTAAAGCCTTAAAAATGGCAATGAGAATATAAaaactaagtagtgcaaaatgctGAGGTAGTGTCATGGAGCTTacggtgaaggggaagaagctgttgctgaaatgttgagtgcgtcttcaggctcctgtaccctaatggtagcagtgagaaaggggcacGTACTGAGTGAcggggaccttaatgatggacggCGCTTTTTTGAGGTATTACTTTTTGAAAGTGTCCTCAATgcaggggaggctagtgcccatgatggagccgacttcacagctttctgcagctttttccgaacctgtgcagtggcccctccgtaccagacggttagaatgctctccagtcatctgtagaaacttgcaagagTGTTCactgacatactaaatctctgtCACCTATATCAAATTCTCCTGGGATTTTACAGGGTATATATTCCACATTGTGTTTGTCCAACAAATTATTTTTGTCTCGGCAGCTCTGAATTCGACTGCTGCGGATGGCCGGCCGAACTCCAGGAGCTGGAAGTTCCAGTTTGACGGTGATGTTCCTAAGGGGGGAAACCATGCCTCAATAGGGGCACACCCAGCTCACAGCTGCTTAACCTCCAGGCAAAGTGACTCCGACAGACCACAGCAGAGAGATGGCACAGGAGAGGGACTGCAAACCTCCCCCAGGGAACTGAGCTGCAAGCCTGAATTTAAACTGAGCTCTGCTAACTCTGAGCCTGAGGCACTTAATCATTTCGGAGAGTCGAAGGCCAATCCCACAGGGATTGAACAGTGTGGGAATGGTGAAAGCTCAACTTCCAAACCCTtgccgaagaagaagaagaagaatagaaCGGGCCGCAGTAAAGCCCCCATGCGGCTCTTGAAAGAGCAGCAGGAACTATGCCACCGTGCTACGGGAGGAGAGAGGATCTCCAAGGGTTCAACAGAAGCACAACCTCTGGTATGGAAACTGGAATGTCTCATGGGGCAGTAGGCcacaggtacaggcccttcagcccaactaatcCAGGCTGAACACGGGGCCCATCCAGCCaatcccaatttcctgtgtttggcTCGGCCCCTATCCTTCCAAtttccaccctccccaccccaagcACCTGTCCAAGTGCTTATTAAATGGTACtattgtggtcagatgagacggAGTATTGTGGGTCGTAcaagaaaagatgagctgaaaTTGGAAAGGGTCTGGAGTAGGGGATCCTGATCTTCTTTATACCATGGACCGctgccattaaccgaggggtctgaaGAGCTTGTATTGGGTAGCCCTGCCCTCGAGGGTATTCACAAGAGTGATCCCGGAAATGAAGGCATGATCAGGAGGAGCGTTTGACAGCTCTGAGCCTCTGCTCACTgcggtttagaagaatgagacggGAACTCATtgaaattgaatattgaaagaccgagataaactggatgtggagagaatgtttctagtAGTGGCAACGTCTAGGatcagaggcacagcctcagaacagagggacatccagttagaacagagataaggaatttctttagccagaggttgatgaatttgtggaattcactgccacagccaactgtggagaccaaatcattgaatatatttaaaaccGTAtggcataagagcagaattaggccattcagcccatcgattctgttctgcattccatcatagctaatcctggatcccacacaaccctgtacgtgccttcttgccatatcgtttgataccctgaccaatcaggaaatgatcaacttctgccttaaatatactcatggactcagcctccaccgcagtctgtggcagggcattccacacatttactactctctggacAAAAaatttcttccttacctctgttctaaaaggtcacccctcagtttccgaggcctctagttctggaaacccccgtcatagaaaacatcctctccacctccatcccatccagtcttttcaacatttagtaggtttcaatgacagccctccccccccccccccattcttctaaattccagtgagtacaggtccaaagctgccaaacactcctcatatgttaaccccttcattcccagaatcatcttcatgaacttcctctggacactttccaatgataacacattctctctgagatatggggcccagaaattggaggttgataggttcttgattagtcaaacgttaagggagaaaggtaggagaatgagggttgagggggataatgcATCAACCatgaatcgatgggctgaatggccttatggtcatagccctccatttttctttcatccattttaTCTCTAATGTGCGCAGACGATGGAGGTTCTGCATTCTGAGACACTGCAGAGGTTTAAGGTGCATTCTTCACATGTTCCACAAGATGGGTTGTGTCACGTATCTCGCAGCTGGTATTTGTATGTTTTGGAATGCCTGTGTGTTACTGTAATGTTCCTGTCTTCTCCACTCCCAGTCTGTGGAAGAACAGCTCCGGAGAGAAGTGGACTGGTGCATTGAACAGCTGGAACTAGGCCTGCGCTCCCAGAAAAGCAGCCAGAAACAAGGTGTGTTCCAGAGTCCTGGATTCATCCAGCCCGACTGGGTCATTGGCTAGCTGCCTTTCCTCACCACCTTTACATTTGTAGTTAACACCACTGCTTGGTCCACAGCAGACAACTGTCCATTGTCCAGATCGATGGTCATAACTCTGTTCTTTACAGTGGTGCtaggaagtttgtgaaccctgtaggattttctctatttctgcataaatatgacctaaaatgtgatcagatcttcacatgtcctaaaactagataaagagaacccaattaaataaataacacaaaaaaattacacttgttcatttatttgttaagaaaaatgatccaatattgcaTGTATTTGTTGGGAAAAGTAAGTGAACCTCTGGGGTTCTACGAAAGCTATTTGGAGACTGGAGTCCCAATCAATGATATGACAGTGGAGTTTTGgcttgtagaggtgccctgttcTAGATATAAAAAAATGTATACAGAGTCAGATCACTGACAGAACTTGATTGCACCATGTTTCAATCATAACAACTTCCAAAGGACTTTAGaaggaagaattgtagagatgcatgaagctggaaaaaaacatttctaaagacctgagtgttcatcagtccacagtaacagaaactgtctacaaatggaggaaacagaACTGCTGCCACTCTCCCTAAgagagtgggcatcctgcaaagatcacaccaagagcacaacgtgcaatgctgaaggaggtgaaaaggaacccaagggtaacagcaaaggacctgtagaaatctctagaacttgtaagagtctctgttcatgtgtccactataagaaaaatactgaacaagaatggtgtttgcGGAAGGATGTTTGCGGAAGGACACGATGGAGAAAATCACTGCTCTCCAAAACACTGCTGtgcatctcaagtttgcaaaagaccgcTTGGATCTTCTACAATGCTCCTGAGACAATTTTCTGTGGACAGTTGAGGCAAAGTTAAACTTTTTGGTGGAAATGCACATTATTATGTTTGGAGAGAAAAGGgcactgtacaccaacaccaaaacctcatcccaaccgtgaagcacggtggaaggagcatcatggtttggggctgctttgctgcctcagggcctggacagcttgcaattgttgagggaacaatgaattcaaaattgtatcaagacattttacaggagaatgttggggtagcagtccgtcacctgaagcttaacagaagttggaaaatgtaacaagacaatgatccaaaagacaggAGTAAGTCAaccacagaatggtttaaaaagaacattcatgttttggaatggccgagtcaaaTTCCGGACATTAATCCTATAGAAGTGTTGTGgtaggacctgaagcaagcagttcatggaAAGAAGCCCAGCAGTTTTGTAATGGtgtaaaattcctccaagctgatgtgcaggactgatcaacagttactggaaacatttgtttgaagttattgctgtaaaaGGG
This genomic window contains:
- the c9h8orf33 gene encoding UPF0488 protein C8orf33 homolog; this encodes MEETLEDTDLEELDTGIQQLQTGVSQLQVTGQALNSTAADGRPNSRSWKFQFDGDVPKGGNHASIGAHPAHSCLTSRQSDSDRPQQRDGTGEGLQTSPRELSCKPEFKLSSANSEPEALNHFGESKANPTGIEQCGNGESSTSKPLPKKKKKNRTGRSKAPMRLLKEQQELCHRATGGERISKGSTEAQPLSVEEQLRREVDWCIEQLELGLRSQKSSQKQVDEALCALRTLRSGKAPLVKKRQAMRSIFGDYRRRMEEERQKELKLMRAATKSATIKPVEEQTRSKVFRKTANKLLKIEAPAADNPMNPEQTTVDTDQSQFRFNFF